Proteins encoded together in one uncultured Sphaerochaeta sp. window:
- a CDS encoding Gfo/Idh/MocA family oxidoreductase, whose translation MSKNIKVGVIGTGSMGANHVITLSRSCPEVSVSALADMDGNRMEALAKEISSPHCFNDPFLLIEEVDAVVVASPDSTHAEYVLEALKLHKPVFCEKPLAGSIEEIHKILSQEQAIGKKLVSVGFNRRFDPHHTAVKQSVDERNLGSPLLWKGEHRNAKAMYNNTGAFILNNSAGHDVDSARWILDSEPREVYCYGIRSRESLGSDACDLLLMNLLMDSGSRALAEVYVNAAYGYEVTLQVVCQDGVVQSNPAQLTSLRHENYRKSYVSDDFRAYFAQSYALELQEWAASLAEGRPFRGADAWDGYMALATTEAAGKSLKEGTVCQIEAIKKPALYQGGVVC comes from the coding sequence ATGAGTAAAAACATAAAGGTGGGAGTCATCGGCACTGGAAGTATGGGAGCAAACCATGTTATCACGCTTTCTCGTAGTTGCCCGGAGGTTTCCGTTAGTGCATTGGCAGATATGGATGGGAATCGAATGGAGGCTCTTGCAAAAGAGATTTCTTCCCCACACTGTTTTAATGACCCCTTTTTATTGATTGAAGAAGTTGATGCTGTGGTGGTTGCCAGCCCTGACTCCACCCATGCTGAGTATGTCTTGGAAGCATTGAAGCTGCATAAGCCGGTGTTCTGCGAGAAACCTTTGGCTGGCAGCATAGAGGAGATACACAAGATCCTCAGTCAAGAACAGGCTATAGGGAAAAAGCTTGTGAGCGTTGGGTTCAATCGACGTTTTGATCCGCATCATACTGCAGTTAAGCAATCAGTAGATGAAAGAAACTTGGGTAGCCCCTTGCTTTGGAAAGGCGAGCATCGCAATGCAAAGGCAATGTATAATAATACTGGTGCATTTATTCTCAACAATAGTGCAGGCCATGATGTGGATTCGGCACGTTGGATTCTCGATTCAGAACCAAGGGAAGTATACTGCTATGGAATCAGATCACGTGAGTCGCTGGGAAGTGATGCATGTGACCTATTGTTAATGAATCTTCTCATGGATTCAGGAAGCCGGGCACTAGCGGAAGTATACGTGAATGCCGCTTATGGCTATGAAGTAACGTTGCAGGTGGTTTGCCAAGACGGCGTCGTGCAAAGCAATCCTGCACAGCTGACAAGCCTCAGACATGAGAACTATCGGAAGAGCTACGTAAGTGATGATTTTAGGGCTTATTTTGCTCAATCCTATGCACTGGAACTGCAGGAGTGGGCTGCTAGTCTTGCGGAAGGGAGACCATTCCGTGGTGCTGATGCCTGGGATGGTTATATGGCTCTTGCAACCACTGAAGCAGCAGGAAAATCGTTGAAAGAGGGTACTGTATGCCAGATTGAGGCTATCAAGAAACCTGCATTGTACCAAGGAGGTGTAGTGTGTTAA
- a CDS encoding sugar ABC transporter substrate-binding protein, translated as MKKTMMILLALVLIASQTALFAQGQQETADSGKMKVAVVLKTLSSEYWQRVVNGAEEAAVKYDVELIKLGPPTEDAVEQQINMVQDALTANPAALVFSPSQPPTAVNVVNRAKDQGIPVILVDTPMADGFDNYDTFIGTENFVAGQMGAKAMVDELGRPGKAVVIEGAPGNPTTTQRADGAEDVFKKAGFEIVARQPGYSDRERAYTVMQNILQGNADIDAVFCSNDEMALGALRALQQVGIDALVLGTDGNKSALESILDGGLFGTAAQKPEAMGYLGVEYAIKAANGETIDKRIDSGVDIITIENAQAALDALQ; from the coding sequence ATGAAAAAAACAATGATGATTCTTTTGGCGCTCGTATTGATTGCCAGCCAGACGGCTCTGTTTGCTCAAGGCCAGCAGGAGACTGCTGACTCAGGCAAGATGAAGGTTGCTGTCGTTCTGAAAACTCTCAGTAGTGAGTATTGGCAGAGAGTAGTCAACGGCGCAGAGGAAGCTGCTGTAAAGTATGATGTTGAGCTGATCAAGCTTGGTCCTCCCACCGAGGATGCTGTTGAGCAGCAGATCAACATGGTTCAGGATGCCCTTACTGCAAATCCTGCAGCTCTGGTATTCTCTCCCAGCCAGCCTCCCACGGCAGTTAATGTAGTCAACAGAGCAAAGGATCAGGGAATTCCTGTGATTTTGGTTGATACACCGATGGCCGATGGATTCGACAACTATGACACCTTCATCGGTACTGAAAACTTTGTAGCCGGTCAGATGGGTGCCAAAGCCATGGTTGATGAGCTCGGCCGACCAGGAAAGGCAGTGGTCATTGAAGGGGCTCCAGGGAATCCAACCACTACTCAGCGTGCAGATGGTGCAGAAGATGTATTCAAGAAAGCAGGTTTCGAAATTGTAGCTCGTCAGCCGGGATACAGTGACCGTGAACGTGCTTATACCGTCATGCAGAACATTCTGCAGGGTAATGCCGACATCGACGCAGTATTCTGCTCGAACGATGAGATGGCCCTAGGCGCTCTTCGTGCTCTTCAGCAAGTTGGTATTGATGCTCTGGTTCTTGGCACCGATGGTAACAAGAGTGCACTTGAATCCATCCTTGATGGTGGTCTGTTCGGCACTGCTGCACAGAAGCCCGAAGCCATGGGGTATCTTGGTGTTGAATACGCAATCAAGGCTGCCAATGGAGAGACCATTGACAAGCGAATCGATAGTGGTGTTGACATCATTACCATTGAGAATGCGCAAGCTGCATTGGATGCCTTACAGTAA
- a CDS encoding ABC transporter permease — MNRKKDEEIRNDSAVEATQNEEAKREKKAKKRGSLGIMLSLIVLCVIISILSPRFLTVANLTNVLSQATVSAIISVGEFLAILTAGIDLSIGSILALSIMMLGIFAVNMQMNPVLAILLALAVGTLIGLFNGILLTKLRLPHPFISTMGTKMIARGLALAVTAAQPISGFAPSIQFLGNRSIGPVPASVILVGVVYGIMFIFMTRTSTGRHIYAVGGNVEASRLSGINVHKVLLIVYALSGFFAALAGLLLVGRVNAAYPLAGTDYETDAIAAVIIGGASFSGGVGKILNTVIGVLIIAVLRNGLNLLNVNSAFQTVAIGVVIILAVYLDVIRQKSAPVQK; from the coding sequence ATGAACAGGAAAAAAGATGAAGAAATTCGAAATGATAGTGCGGTAGAGGCTACTCAGAACGAAGAGGCGAAACGAGAGAAAAAAGCAAAGAAGCGGGGAAGTCTGGGAATCATGCTGAGCTTGATTGTGCTCTGTGTGATTATTAGTATCCTCTCTCCACGATTCCTTACAGTAGCGAACTTGACGAATGTCCTGTCTCAGGCAACCGTCAGTGCCATCATCTCCGTCGGTGAGTTCCTTGCAATTTTAACAGCAGGAATCGACCTCTCGATTGGTTCCATTCTGGCACTTTCCATTATGATGCTCGGAATATTTGCCGTAAACATGCAAATGAATCCTGTGTTGGCGATACTACTTGCTCTTGCAGTAGGAACCCTCATTGGGTTGTTCAACGGTATCCTGCTTACCAAACTTAGGCTACCACACCCCTTCATTTCTACCATGGGTACCAAGATGATAGCTCGTGGTCTTGCACTCGCGGTTACTGCTGCGCAGCCGATTAGTGGATTTGCCCCATCAATTCAGTTCTTGGGTAATCGATCCATCGGCCCAGTTCCTGCAAGTGTCATTCTTGTAGGTGTAGTGTACGGTATCATGTTCATTTTCATGACCCGAACCAGTACCGGTCGGCATATTTATGCCGTAGGGGGAAATGTGGAGGCGAGCCGCCTCAGTGGTATCAATGTGCATAAGGTATTGCTGATCGTCTATGCCTTGAGTGGATTCTTTGCTGCCCTTGCCGGCTTATTGCTGGTTGGACGTGTGAATGCTGCCTATCCACTAGCTGGAACCGATTATGAAACTGATGCAATTGCAGCGGTAATCATCGGTGGAGCAAGTTTCAGCGGAGGTGTTGGTAAGATTCTCAATACTGTAATTGGTGTTCTGATTATCGCTGTTCTCCGCAACGGATTGAACCTGTTGAATGTCAACTCGGCCTTCCAGACGGTAGCCATTGGTGTGGTTATCATCCTAGCGGTGTACCTTGATGTGATCAGACAGAAATCTGCACCTGTGCAGAAATAA
- a CDS encoding Gfo/Idh/MocA family oxidoreductase: protein MERLRCAAIGLGRLGYRHATNLAGSIPQSDLVAVSDVSQATLDAFSVSYPEVQQHLNYQDILKRDDIDAVVIASSTSSHGQVLRDTILSGKPAFLEKPLSMDWYEAVELERLAMEKKAFVQLGFMRRFDRSYVEAKEQIVSGTMGEPVSILGISRDPGCPPIAFAKTSGGLVLDLCVHDIDLCRWFFNSEITEVYARGAVVRYPELGEIGDIDHVNIELTFSNGKVASLEGSRNSQYGYDVRTEIVCSKGSMNVGSVQQQGLTVLDAGGTRQYSVPGFLERFYDAYRMEMQQFVLDVLKKKEAPAVTVMDGVRTLEVALAANESMRLNRPITIDQWKSEV, encoded by the coding sequence ATGGAAAGACTACGATGTGCAGCGATTGGACTAGGTCGGCTTGGGTATCGTCATGCGACAAATCTTGCAGGAAGCATCCCTCAATCAGATCTGGTTGCCGTTTCCGATGTATCACAGGCCACTCTTGATGCTTTCTCTGTTAGCTATCCTGAGGTGCAGCAGCACCTAAATTATCAAGATATTCTGAAGCGTGACGATATTGATGCGGTGGTGATCGCCTCTTCAACGAGCAGCCACGGGCAGGTATTGAGGGATACCATCCTTTCTGGAAAGCCTGCATTTCTGGAAAAACCTTTATCTATGGACTGGTATGAAGCAGTGGAGCTCGAGAGGCTTGCAATGGAAAAGAAAGCTTTTGTGCAGCTCGGGTTCATGCGACGGTTTGATCGATCCTATGTGGAAGCCAAAGAACAGATAGTCAGCGGAACGATGGGAGAACCTGTTTCGATTCTGGGAATCAGCAGAGATCCTGGCTGCCCACCGATAGCGTTTGCAAAGACAAGCGGAGGATTGGTGCTTGATCTGTGTGTCCATGATATCGATTTATGTCGTTGGTTCTTCAATTCAGAAATAACCGAGGTATACGCTCGTGGAGCAGTTGTTCGCTACCCCGAACTGGGAGAGATAGGGGATATTGACCACGTGAATATTGAACTGACTTTCTCCAATGGGAAGGTTGCTTCACTCGAAGGCAGTCGTAACAGTCAATATGGTTATGACGTACGAACAGAGATTGTGTGCAGCAAAGGTTCAATGAACGTAGGGTCTGTGCAGCAACAAGGGCTTACGGTGCTTGATGCAGGCGGTACTCGTCAATACTCCGTACCAGGATTCCTTGAACGTTTTTACGATGCCTATCGAATGGAAATGCAACAGTTCGTTCTCGATGTGCTGAAAAAAAAGGAGGCCCCGGCAGTAACTGTCATGGATGGAGTCCGCACATTGGAGGTAGCGCTTGCTGCCAATGAATCGATGCGATTGAACAGACCAATAACGATAGATCAATGGAAGAGTGAAGTATGA
- a CDS encoding sugar ABC transporter ATP-binding protein yields MKEDTNILELRNITKRYPGVLALNAVTMNVKQGEVHGLVGENGAGKSTLIKVLAGAHAPNDGEIFFDGQSFSALTPRQAMGLGISCIYQELNQVNYMTVAENIFLGRELKNRHSFVDKKTQIEEARELLADFELDIDPNTAVGILGVGRRQMVEICKAVHSKAKLIIMDEPTASLSEKEAGELFKIIRKLRQQHVTMIFISHRLDEVKSVCDSLTVMRDGEVVANRRIEDVSVDNIIKLMVGRDIKNKYPKIETQRGDVVLEIKGLTKAGEYENVSFKVHAGEILGVSGLVGAGRTESIRGLTGADPIDAGEVYVHGKKVNIKSPQDSIRNGIAFLTEDRKGQGLVLLETVEFNTTLVDLKQFKTRKPFLDLARMKDVAKEMVNSLRIKVPTVTTLAGQLSGGNQQKVVLAKWLLSESDIFIFDEPTRGIDVGAKIEVYNLINELVSKGKAVIMISSEMDECMGMADRIIIYHEGKVMGELDRENFSDEKIMYAASGYRI; encoded by the coding sequence GTGAAAGAAGATACAAATATATTGGAATTACGAAATATTACCAAACGCTATCCAGGCGTACTTGCTTTGAATGCAGTTACCATGAACGTGAAACAAGGTGAGGTGCACGGATTGGTCGGAGAGAATGGAGCGGGCAAGTCTACTCTGATAAAGGTACTCGCCGGTGCCCATGCACCGAATGATGGTGAAATTTTCTTTGATGGACAGTCCTTTTCTGCATTGACTCCCCGCCAGGCAATGGGCTTGGGCATTTCTTGCATCTATCAAGAACTCAATCAAGTGAATTACATGACCGTAGCAGAAAACATCTTTCTAGGACGGGAATTGAAAAACCGCCACTCCTTTGTAGATAAAAAGACACAGATTGAAGAAGCCCGTGAGTTGCTTGCTGATTTCGAATTGGATATTGATCCGAACACAGCGGTGGGTATTCTTGGCGTTGGTAGACGTCAGATGGTGGAAATATGCAAAGCAGTTCATTCCAAGGCAAAACTCATCATAATGGATGAGCCTACTGCCAGTCTGAGTGAAAAAGAAGCTGGCGAACTTTTTAAAATCATTAGGAAATTACGACAGCAACATGTAACCATGATTTTTATATCCCATCGGCTTGATGAAGTGAAATCCGTTTGTGATTCCCTTACAGTGATGCGTGATGGGGAAGTGGTTGCAAACCGCCGCATTGAAGATGTTTCCGTGGATAACATCATCAAGTTGATGGTTGGGCGTGATATCAAGAACAAGTATCCCAAGATAGAGACACAACGTGGGGATGTGGTGCTCGAGATCAAGGGCCTCACGAAGGCAGGAGAATATGAGAATGTCAGTTTCAAGGTCCACGCAGGTGAAATCCTTGGGGTGTCAGGTTTAGTTGGGGCAGGACGAACTGAAAGTATTCGTGGACTGACTGGAGCCGATCCTATTGATGCTGGAGAGGTATATGTCCATGGGAAGAAAGTGAATATAAAATCCCCTCAGGATTCGATCAGAAACGGTATTGCATTCTTGACAGAGGATCGTAAGGGTCAGGGATTGGTCCTCCTTGAGACGGTAGAGTTCAACACCACACTTGTTGATCTGAAGCAGTTTAAAACCAGAAAACCGTTCCTCGATCTTGCAAGGATGAAGGATGTAGCCAAGGAAATGGTGAATAGCCTTCGCATCAAAGTGCCCACTGTAACTACTCTTGCCGGGCAACTGAGTGGAGGGAATCAACAGAAAGTGGTTCTTGCCAAGTGGCTGCTGAGTGAGTCAGACATCTTCATATTTGATGAACCAACACGAGGCATCGATGTCGGCGCAAAGATTGAAGTATACAACCTGATCAATGAACTCGTATCCAAAGGGAAGGCAGTAATCATGATCAGTTCTGAAATGGATGAGTGTATGGGTATGGCCGACCGCATCATTATTTACCATGAAGGGAAGGTGATGGGAGAGCTGGACCGCGAGAACTTCTCTGACGAGAAGATCATGTACGCTGCAAGCGGCTACCGCATTTAG
- the iolG gene encoding inositol 2-dehydrogenase, with product MSAVVNIGIIGAGRIGKLHAENITRLVPSVQVVGISDVMMNDEMERWAHSLGINIATKDPSDLINHKDIDAILICSSTSTHADFTMAAAKVGKHVFCEKPIDLSVTKGLEAINVAKKHQVKLQLGFNRRFDHNFKHIHDLRTAGKVGDVHIVKITSRDPAPPAPAYVAVSGGIFLDMMIHDFDMARFQAGSEITSVYATGAVLVDPEIGKAGDIDTAIVTLTFANGAIGVIDNSRQAVYGYDQRVEVFGSKGAAQAENDRPTNVTLSTSEQVSMDKPLYFFLERYEDAFVDEICSFAEAILENKEVVVSGEDGLEDMVAALAAGKSLKEGRVVTIAEMKDELGL from the coding sequence ATGAGTGCAGTTGTAAACATTGGTATCATCGGGGCGGGACGTATCGGAAAATTACATGCAGAAAATATCACCAGGCTGGTACCCTCGGTTCAGGTGGTTGGAATCAGCGATGTCATGATGAACGATGAGATGGAGAGATGGGCTCACTCTTTGGGAATTAACATTGCAACGAAAGACCCTTCCGATTTGATCAATCACAAGGACATTGATGCAATCCTGATTTGCAGCTCCACTTCGACGCATGCAGACTTCACCATGGCAGCTGCAAAGGTCGGCAAGCATGTCTTCTGTGAGAAACCCATTGACCTTTCGGTAACAAAGGGTTTGGAAGCCATCAATGTCGCAAAGAAACATCAGGTTAAGTTACAACTGGGTTTTAACCGCCGTTTTGACCACAACTTCAAGCACATTCATGACCTAAGAACTGCTGGTAAGGTAGGAGATGTACATATCGTAAAAATTACCAGTCGTGACCCAGCTCCCCCAGCTCCTGCCTATGTGGCCGTCTCTGGTGGTATTTTCCTGGATATGATGATCCATGATTTTGATATGGCACGATTCCAGGCAGGAAGCGAAATCACCAGTGTTTACGCTACCGGTGCAGTCCTTGTTGACCCGGAGATCGGCAAAGCCGGAGATATAGACACTGCCATAGTCACCCTCACATTCGCCAATGGTGCAATTGGGGTCATAGATAACTCTCGTCAAGCAGTCTATGGCTATGATCAACGTGTTGAGGTTTTTGGGAGCAAGGGCGCCGCACAAGCTGAGAATGATCGACCCACCAATGTGACACTATCCACCTCAGAACAGGTATCCATGGATAAACCGCTCTATTTCTTCCTAGAACGCTATGAAGATGCTTTCGTCGACGAGATTTGCTCGTTTGCCGAGGCAATCCTTGAAAACAAGGAAGTGGTGGTCAGTGGAGAGGATGGGCTCGAAGACATGGTTGCAGCTCTTGCTGCAGGGAAGAGTCTGAAAGAAGGACGAGTAGTCACGATTGCAGAAATGAAAGATGAATTGGGTCTTTGA
- the iolD gene encoding 3D-(3,5/4)-trihydroxycyclohexane-1,2-dione acylhydrolase (decyclizing) has protein sequence MDTIRLTMAGALLRFLNNQYVSYDGVEEKFVEGVFGIFGHGCVVGIGEALAAKENKLPFYQAKNEQGAVHAASGFAKEHNRRKIMAVTSSIGPGALNMVTGAGTATANHIPVLLLPGDVFACRQPDPVLQQIEIPHDYTNTANDAFRSVSRYWDRVNRPEQLMSAMINAMRVLTDPSETGAVTIALPQDVQGEAYDYPVEFFEKRVHYIERRIPSDGQITRLAKLLKEAKKPLVICGGGVRYSEAGDALASFCEQYHIPFGETQAGKGMIRWDNPYNLSGIGNTGSQVANRLAKQADLILGIGTRFGDFTTCSKWLFQNPECKFVSVNVAPADAYKLNSMPIIADAKLTIEALKNTDLLEGYFSRWAEEIKEERALWDQEVDRLYTEDVPSSLSQARVLGELNDRLLPESAIVVSGSGSIPSDMQRVWRTRVMGTYHMEYAFSCMGYEIAAALGAKIAHPDREVVAIVGDGAYTMLHTELLTSIQEGRKIIVVILDNAGFHCIDNLQHSQGIVHYGNEWKRRESSTGRLTGSSLSVDYAMNAESWGAVGLHADTVQALEAAVKQALQEDRSTVIHCHVSPKSMTGGYESWWRVGTAEISTNPEVEQAWKEMQTEIKKSRQF, from the coding sequence ATGGATACGATTCGATTGACAATGGCTGGCGCATTGCTTCGATTTTTAAACAACCAATATGTGTCTTACGACGGTGTTGAAGAAAAATTCGTCGAAGGAGTTTTCGGTATCTTCGGCCATGGCTGTGTCGTAGGGATCGGAGAAGCCTTGGCAGCAAAAGAAAACAAGCTTCCATTCTACCAGGCAAAAAATGAGCAGGGAGCAGTGCACGCTGCCTCAGGATTTGCAAAAGAACACAACCGAAGGAAGATCATGGCTGTCACCTCCTCTATTGGGCCAGGTGCACTGAACATGGTAACAGGAGCAGGAACTGCCACAGCAAATCATATTCCCGTATTACTACTACCCGGTGATGTCTTTGCCTGCAGGCAACCTGACCCAGTACTTCAACAAATTGAAATTCCCCATGACTATACCAATACGGCCAACGATGCGTTTCGCTCTGTAAGCAGGTACTGGGATCGGGTAAACCGACCTGAACAATTGATGAGTGCCATGATCAACGCCATGAGAGTTCTCACAGACCCCAGCGAAACAGGGGCTGTCACGATTGCACTCCCGCAGGATGTCCAGGGGGAAGCATATGACTATCCCGTTGAATTTTTCGAGAAACGAGTACATTACATAGAGAGACGAATTCCGAGTGACGGACAAATCACACGACTTGCCAAATTACTGAAAGAAGCAAAGAAACCTCTGGTAATCTGTGGTGGTGGAGTTCGCTACAGTGAAGCCGGTGATGCACTTGCTTCGTTCTGTGAACAGTACCATATCCCCTTCGGAGAAACCCAGGCAGGAAAAGGAATGATCCGTTGGGATAACCCGTACAATTTGAGTGGTATTGGAAATACTGGAAGCCAGGTTGCAAATCGATTGGCAAAACAGGCTGATCTCATCCTTGGTATCGGGACTCGTTTTGGAGACTTCACCACCTGTTCGAAGTGGTTGTTCCAAAACCCGGAATGCAAGTTCGTTTCTGTAAATGTGGCACCTGCCGATGCCTACAAACTCAATAGTATGCCCATTATCGCAGATGCTAAGTTGACGATTGAAGCACTTAAGAACACAGATTTGCTAGAAGGATATTTCAGCCGATGGGCTGAGGAAATCAAAGAAGAGCGAGCGCTGTGGGATCAGGAAGTCGACCGTCTCTATACCGAAGACGTTCCTTCATCACTATCCCAAGCACGCGTCTTGGGTGAGCTTAACGACCGATTGCTTCCAGAGTCTGCAATCGTAGTCTCCGGTTCTGGCTCCATCCCCAGCGACATGCAACGTGTCTGGAGGACGAGAGTCATGGGAACCTACCACATGGAATACGCATTCTCTTGCATGGGATACGAGATTGCTGCAGCCCTTGGAGCAAAAATCGCACACCCTGACAGAGAGGTAGTGGCAATCGTTGGTGACGGTGCATACACCATGCTCCACACCGAACTGCTTACATCAATACAAGAGGGAAGAAAAATTATCGTAGTAATACTGGATAATGCGGGATTCCACTGCATTGACAACCTGCAGCATAGCCAGGGCATTGTACATTATGGGAATGAATGGAAACGGAGAGAATCTTCCACGGGAAGGCTTACCGGATCTTCACTCAGTGTTGACTATGCTATGAACGCAGAGAGTTGGGGAGCCGTAGGACTTCATGCCGATACGGTACAAGCATTGGAAGCTGCAGTGAAACAGGCTCTTCAGGAAGATCGGTCCACTGTTATTCATTGTCATGTCTCCCCTAAGTCAATGACGGGAGGTTATGAATCTTGGTGGCGTGTCGGAACCGCTGAGATCTCCACAAATCCAGAAGTTGAACAAGCTTGGAAAGAGATGCAGACGGAAATCAAGAAGTCAAGACAGTTCTAA
- the iolE gene encoding myo-inosose-2 dehydratase, with protein MSIQKIHLAIAPIGWTNDDLPELGGEIPFEQCVSEMALAGFTGSEVGNKYPRDTNVLKKALDLRGLQICNAWFSTFLTTQSYEEVEKAFIEHCSFLKAMGAQVVGVAEQGNSIQGRQDLAVFDAKPVNSEQEWKLLTEGLNKLGQKAKEMGMALTYHHHMGTGVQTSEEIDRLMRETDPALVGLLYDTGHLVFSGEDPIDILKRHYSRIRHVHLKDVRRPLREKAIKEKWSFLKGVKEGVFTIPGDGMIDFKPILTYLKGHGYQGWWVVEAEQDPAKANPLEYALKARAYIRETAGI; from the coding sequence ATGAGCATACAAAAAATTCATCTGGCTATCGCTCCAATTGGTTGGACGAATGACGATCTCCCAGAACTTGGTGGAGAAATCCCTTTTGAGCAGTGCGTCAGTGAGATGGCCTTGGCGGGATTCACGGGAAGTGAGGTAGGTAATAAATATCCACGAGATACCAATGTACTGAAGAAAGCCTTGGACCTTCGTGGCCTGCAAATCTGTAATGCATGGTTCAGCACATTCTTAACAACCCAAAGCTATGAGGAAGTCGAAAAAGCGTTTATAGAGCACTGCTCATTCCTGAAGGCAATGGGAGCACAGGTGGTTGGGGTAGCAGAACAAGGCAACTCAATCCAAGGCCGACAGGACCTTGCTGTTTTTGATGCAAAACCCGTGAATTCGGAGCAAGAGTGGAAGCTGCTTACTGAGGGGCTTAACAAGCTTGGGCAAAAGGCAAAGGAGATGGGCATGGCCCTCACCTACCACCACCATATGGGAACCGGTGTACAGACCTCAGAGGAGATTGATCGACTCATGAGAGAGACTGATCCTGCACTTGTTGGCTTGCTCTATGATACTGGTCACTTGGTTTTCAGCGGAGAGGACCCAATTGATATTCTCAAACGCCATTATTCGAGAATCCGTCATGTCCACCTCAAGGATGTGAGAAGACCATTGAGAGAGAAAGCTATCAAGGAAAAGTGGTCGTTCCTGAAGGGAGTAAAAGAAGGGGTATTCACCATCCCAGGAGATGGAATGATTGACTTCAAACCAATACTAACCTACCTCAAGGGACATGGGTACCAAGGCTGGTGGGTCGTTGAGGCAGAACAAGACCCAGCAAAAGCAAATCCCCTTGAGTATGCCTTGAAGGCAAGAGCCTATATCCGTGAGACAGCAGGAATCTAG
- a CDS encoding transketolase has product MGTTMNNQELKQLQATARNIRRDTIEEIGNLGVGHIGGALSVVDILTLLYFRVMEHIDPKDPRKQNRDKLVLSKGHAGPALYAVLAEKGFFPKEWLVTLNKGGTNLPSHCDMNRTPGIDFTTGSLGQGSSAAAGIALADKLKKSKAITYLIIGDGESQEGQIWEMAMFAAQFKLSNLIAFTDYNKLQIDGSTSDIIDLGDIELKWKGFGWFVQRVNGHDFEALEDAIQLAKAQGEKPSMIICDTIKAKGFSLAEGLASSHNMAYSKEVAKQVIEDLMAEDGGKEK; this is encoded by the coding sequence ATGGGAACAACCATGAATAATCAAGAGCTGAAGCAGCTACAGGCTACTGCTAGAAATATCCGTCGAGACACGATTGAAGAGATTGGGAATCTAGGTGTTGGACATATCGGAGGAGCACTATCAGTTGTCGATATCCTGACGCTCCTCTATTTTCGAGTGATGGAACATATTGATCCGAAGGATCCCCGAAAGCAAAATCGGGACAAATTGGTACTCTCGAAAGGGCATGCGGGGCCTGCCTTGTATGCAGTGCTTGCTGAGAAGGGATTCTTTCCAAAAGAGTGGCTGGTGACCCTCAACAAGGGAGGAACAAACCTTCCAAGCCATTGTGATATGAACCGGACCCCTGGTATTGATTTCACCACAGGCTCTCTTGGACAGGGAAGCTCTGCCGCTGCAGGAATTGCACTCGCAGACAAACTCAAGAAGAGCAAAGCTATCACTTATCTTATTATCGGGGATGGGGAGAGCCAAGAGGGGCAAATTTGGGAGATGGCAATGTTTGCTGCCCAGTTCAAACTATCTAACCTCATAGCATTCACCGATTACAACAAACTTCAAATCGATGGTAGCACTAGTGACATTATTGACTTAGGAGATATCGAGCTGAAGTGGAAAGGATTTGGTTGGTTTGTCCAGAGAGTCAACGGACATGATTTCGAGGCTCTTGAGGATGCTATTCAACTGGCAAAAGCCCAAGGGGAAAAACCTTCCATGATTATCTGTGACACCATCAAGGCAAAAGGTTTCTCACTTGCCGAAGGATTGGCCTCAAGTCATAACATGGCGTACTCCAAAGAAGTAGCTAAGCAAGTAATTGAAGACCTCATGGCTGAAGACGGAGGGAAAGAGAAATGA